In Polaromonas sp. JS666, one genomic interval encodes:
- a CDS encoding adenosylmethionine--8-amino-7-oxononanoate transaminase: MDNTSMVQRSLRHVWHPCTQMKLHESQPLIPVSRADGVWLHDFEGHRYLDGISSWWVNLFGHNHPHIRAALIDQLGRLDHVMLAGFTHQSVVELSEKLAQLTGLGHAFYGSDGASATEIALKMSAHYWRNTGRPGKCRFVGLAGGYHGETVGALAVTDIAIFREAYAPLVRLAATVPSPDARCARPGESAVDVAGRAAGALQAWLEQHHAETAALIVEPLVQCAAGMAMHDASYLRGVRALCDRYEVHLVVDEIATGFGRTGTMFAHQQAGIRPDFICLSKGLTGGTLPLSAVLTTDTVYQAFYDDDVARGFLHSHSYTGNPLACRAALATLELFEQNDVLAGNVAVARSLTAAFAPLTAHPRVRNARQLGMIWAWDVADALPGFSRRYYQHALAQGVLLRPIGNTIYAMPPYVMDEESSGFLARGALAALQATLAEEAAHG; the protein is encoded by the coding sequence ATGGACAACACCTCGATGGTCCAGCGCAGCCTGCGGCATGTGTGGCACCCCTGCACGCAGATGAAGCTGCACGAATCGCAACCGCTGATTCCGGTGTCCAGGGCCGACGGGGTGTGGCTCCACGACTTTGAAGGCCACCGCTACCTCGACGGCATCAGCTCCTGGTGGGTCAACCTGTTTGGCCACAACCACCCCCACATCCGGGCGGCGCTGATTGACCAGCTCGGCCGGCTCGATCACGTGATGCTGGCCGGTTTCACGCACCAGTCGGTGGTAGAGCTGTCTGAAAAGCTGGCGCAGCTGACCGGCCTGGGTCATGCCTTTTACGGCAGCGACGGCGCCTCGGCCACCGAGATCGCGCTGAAGATGAGTGCGCACTACTGGCGCAACACCGGGCGCCCCGGCAAATGCCGTTTTGTGGGACTGGCCGGCGGCTACCACGGCGAAACCGTGGGCGCGCTGGCCGTGACCGACATCGCCATTTTCCGCGAGGCCTACGCGCCGCTGGTGCGACTGGCAGCTACCGTGCCCAGCCCCGATGCCCGTTGCGCCCGGCCGGGCGAAAGCGCTGTGGACGTGGCAGGTCGCGCTGCCGGCGCGCTGCAGGCCTGGCTCGAGCAGCACCACGCAGAAACCGCGGCCCTCATCGTGGAGCCGCTGGTGCAGTGCGCCGCCGGCATGGCCATGCACGACGCCAGCTACCTGCGCGGGGTGCGCGCCCTGTGTGACCGCTACGAGGTGCATCTGGTGGTGGACGAAATAGCCACCGGCTTTGGCCGCACCGGCACGATGTTTGCCCACCAGCAGGCTGGCATCCGGCCCGACTTCATCTGCCTCTCAAAAGGCCTGACCGGCGGCACCCTGCCGCTGTCGGCCGTGCTGACCACCGACACGGTCTACCAGGCCTTTTACGACGACGACGTGGCGCGCGGTTTTCTGCACTCGCACTCCTATACCGGCAACCCGCTGGCCTGCCGCGCCGCCCTGGCCACGCTGGAACTGTTCGAACAAAACGATGTGCTGGCCGGCAATGTCGCGGTGGCGCGCAGCCTGACCGCAGCCTTCGCGCCATTGACCGCCCATCCGCGTGTCCGGAACGCCAGGCAGCTTGGCATGATCTGGGCCTGGGATGTAGCTGATGCGCTGCCCGGTTTTTCGCGCCGCTACTACCAGCACGCGCTGGCGCAGGGTGTGCTGCTGCGGCCGATTGGCAACACGATTTACGCCATGCCGCCGTATGTGATGGACGAGGAAAGCTCCGGTTTTCTGGCACGCGGCGCGCTGGCGGCCCTGCAGGCCACGCTGGCCGAAGAAGCTGCGCATGGCTGA
- the nadC gene encoding carboxylating nicotinate-nucleotide diphosphorylase — protein MKKSFDFSAEAIVEVAKADAILALAEDVGAGDLTAGLIDPARSARAQVLARESAVICGSAWVEATILQLDPQARLTWHVRDGERCAANQVVLEIQGRAQALLTAERTALNFLQLLSAVASKTAGYVAAVQGTRAQIVDTRKTLPGLRLAQKYAVRTGGGTNHRIGLYDAVLIKENHIAAAGGIAQVLARAAAVAAQADFVQIEVEDLAELQQALNAGARMVLLDNMTLDQLREAVRINEGRASLEISGGVTQESLRSLAETGVDRISIGGLTKDVKAIDFSMRFHEL, from the coding sequence ATGAAAAAGTCATTTGATTTCTCGGCTGAGGCCATCGTTGAGGTAGCCAAGGCCGACGCAATTCTTGCGCTGGCCGAAGATGTGGGCGCGGGCGATTTGACGGCGGGGCTGATTGATCCGGCCCGCAGCGCCCGGGCGCAGGTGCTGGCACGCGAAAGCGCCGTGATTTGCGGCAGCGCCTGGGTGGAAGCCACGATTTTGCAGCTCGACCCCCAGGCCCGCCTGACCTGGCATGTGCGGGACGGCGAGCGCTGCGCCGCCAACCAGGTGGTGCTGGAGATACAGGGTCGGGCGCAGGCCCTGCTGACGGCCGAGCGCACGGCGCTCAATTTTCTGCAGCTGCTGAGCGCGGTGGCCAGCAAAACGGCTGGCTATGTCGCTGCGGTGCAAGGCACGCGGGCGCAGATTGTGGACACCCGCAAAACATTGCCCGGCCTGCGCCTGGCGCAGAAATACGCGGTGCGTACCGGCGGCGGCACCAACCACCGGATTGGCCTCTACGACGCGGTGCTGATCAAGGAAAACCATATTGCCGCTGCCGGCGGCATTGCGCAGGTGCTGGCGCGTGCGGCCGCGGTGGCGGCCCAGGCAGATTTTGTGCAAATCGAGGTTGAAGACCTGGCCGAGTTGCAGCAGGCCCTGAATGCCGGCGCCCGCATGGTGCTGCTCGACAACATGACGCTGGACCAGTTGCGCGAGGCGGTGCGCATCAACGAGGGGCGCGCCAGCCTGGAGATCTCCGGTGGCGTGACGCAGGAAAGCCTGCGCAGCCTGGCCGAAACTGGCGTGGACCGGATTTCCATTGGCGGCCTGACCAAGGACGTCAAGGCCATCGATTTCTCGATGCGTTTTCACGAGCTGTAA
- the nadA gene encoding quinolinate synthase NadA, with product MGAVTDVIDVEYDSPHPAAVPGASACDTRHAWARVPVEPGPKQRAALKDKIRRLLKERNAVMVSHYYVHPDLQDLAEETGGIVSDSLEMARFGQNHAAQTLVVSGVRFMGETAKIVSPEKRVLMPDLDATCSLDLGCPVDEFSAFCDAHPDRTVVVYANTSAAVKARADWVVTSSCALDIVQALKDKGHKILWAPDKHLGGYIQRQTGADMVFWNGTCIVHDEFKAFELEALKKEHPKARVLVHPESPADVVALADAVGSTSAILKAARELDAPEFIVATDSGMMHKLRTLNPGKIFIEAPTAGNSATCKSCAHCPWMAMNSLAGLAHVLETGRNEIHVDPALGLRARLPIDRMLAFTAALKAGQPAGALVPNIGAA from the coding sequence ATGGGCGCCGTGACTGACGTGATTGATGTTGAATACGACTCGCCGCACCCGGCGGCGGTTCCGGGCGCCTCGGCGTGCGACACCAGGCACGCCTGGGCGCGTGTACCGGTCGAGCCCGGCCCCAAGCAGCGTGCCGCGCTCAAGGACAAGATCCGCCGGCTGCTGAAGGAGCGCAACGCGGTGATGGTGTCGCACTACTACGTGCACCCCGACCTGCAGGACCTGGCCGAGGAAACCGGCGGTATCGTCAGCGACTCGCTGGAGATGGCGCGCTTTGGCCAGAACCATGCGGCGCAGACGCTGGTGGTCTCGGGCGTGCGCTTCATGGGCGAGACGGCCAAGATTGTTTCGCCCGAAAAGCGCGTGCTGATGCCCGACCTCGACGCGACCTGCTCGCTGGACCTGGGGTGTCCGGTCGATGAGTTCAGCGCTTTTTGCGACGCGCACCCGGACCGCACCGTGGTAGTCTATGCCAACACCAGCGCGGCCGTGAAGGCGCGCGCCGACTGGGTGGTCACATCCAGCTGCGCGCTCGACATTGTGCAGGCACTGAAAGACAAGGGGCACAAGATCTTGTGGGCGCCCGACAAGCATCTGGGCGGCTACATCCAGCGCCAGACTGGCGCCGATATGGTGTTCTGGAACGGCACCTGCATCGTGCACGACGAGTTCAAGGCCTTCGAGCTCGAAGCGCTCAAGAAGGAGCACCCGAAAGCCAGGGTGCTGGTGCATCCCGAGTCACCGGCCGATGTGGTGGCGCTGGCCGACGCGGTGGGTTCCACCTCGGCCATCCTGAAAGCCGCGCGCGAACTGGACGCCCCGGAGTTCATTGTCGCCACCGACAGCGGCATGATGCACAAGCTGCGCACACTCAACCCCGGCAAGATCTTCATCGAGGCGCCGACGGCTGGCAACAGCGCGACCTGCAAGAGCTGCGCGCACTGCCCCTGGATGGCCATGAACAGCCTGGCGGGCCTGGCCCATGTGCTGGAGACCGGCCGCAATGAAATTCACGTTGATCCGGCGCTGGGCCTGCGTGCCCGCCTGCCGATTGACCGCATGCTGGCGTTCACCGCTGCGCTGAAGGCCGGCCAGCCGGCGGGCGCGCTGGTGCCGAACATCGGCGCGGCCTGA
- the panD gene encoding aspartate 1-decarboxylase, whose product MFRTLLKSKIHRASVTHCELNYEGSCAIDEDLLDAANLGENEQVHIWNINNGERFITYAIRAERGSRIISVNGSAARRAAVGDLVIIAAFAQVHEEYVAGFRPKLVFVDPDNRIKEERSTIPVQMP is encoded by the coding sequence ATGTTTCGCACCCTGCTCAAATCCAAAATTCACCGCGCCAGCGTCACCCACTGCGAACTGAACTACGAAGGCTCGTGCGCGATTGACGAAGACCTGCTGGACGCTGCCAACCTGGGCGAGAACGAGCAGGTGCATATCTGGAACATCAACAACGGCGAGCGCTTTATCACCTACGCCATCCGGGCCGAGCGCGGCAGCCGCATCATCTCGGTCAATGGCTCCGCGGCCCGCCGGGCTGCCGTGGGCGATCTCGTCATCATTGCCGCCTTTGCGCAGGTGCATGAAGAGTATGTCGCCGGCTTCCGGCCCAAGCTGGTGTTTGTCGACCCCGACAACCGAATCAAGGAAGAGCGCTCGACCATTCCGGTTCAGATGCCCTGA
- the bioD gene encoding dethiobiotin synthase, which translates to MAEHPKISFFVTGTDTGVGKTLVSAALLHALAPHYPRVVGMKPVAAGTTLMDGLQANDDVLALRAASSCRVPPELDNPVLLPDAVSPHIAATRAGVRIAIAHIVACHRQLLQLADAVVVEGAGGFMVPLSDTETGADLAQALGLPVVLVVGLRLGCLNHALLTAAAIRARGLTLAGWVANHIDPSMLAQGDNIAFLQHQLAAPLLASIAHQSQPDPKTLNLELPLAWQSTPH; encoded by the coding sequence ATGGCTGAGCATCCGAAAATTTCCTTTTTCGTGACCGGCACCGATACCGGCGTGGGCAAGACCCTGGTCAGTGCGGCGCTGCTGCATGCGCTGGCCCCGCACTACCCGCGCGTGGTCGGCATGAAGCCGGTGGCAGCAGGCACCACCTTGATGGACGGCTTGCAAGCCAACGACGACGTGCTGGCCCTGCGCGCTGCATCCAGCTGCCGCGTACCCCCCGAACTGGACAATCCCGTTTTGCTGCCCGACGCGGTGTCGCCGCACATTGCCGCCACGCGCGCTGGCGTTCGCATAGCCATCGCCCATATCGTGGCCTGCCACCGCCAATTACTGCAGCTGGCTGACGCCGTGGTGGTGGAAGGCGCAGGCGGCTTCATGGTGCCGCTGTCGGATACGGAAACCGGCGCGGATCTGGCGCAGGCCCTGGGCTTGCCCGTGGTACTGGTGGTGGGCCTGCGCCTGGGCTGCCTCAACCACGCGCTGCTGACGGCCGCCGCCATTCGCGCGCGCGGCCTCACGCTGGCGGGCTGGGTGGCCAACCATATAGACCCCAGCATGCTCGCGCAAGGCGACAACATCGCCTTTTTGCAGCACCAGCTGGCCGCACCGCTGCTGGCCAGCATTGCGCACCAGTCGCAGCCCGACCCCAAAACCCTGAACCTGGAACTCCCCCTGGCATGGCAATCAACACCCCACTGA